The Victivallis sp. Marseille-Q1083 genome has a window encoding:
- a CDS encoding family 20 glycosylhydrolase: MMTMLLPISFSEYEAQVSLPWGAQTRLCVGDSAAGELLTAARPAADRGEGGLREICFEEIPPQSISRQFGSDSEASEQYAILIVRERIAVQAASRPAMLYAAETLLQLLDDNGCFPVGRFYDVPQCPVRGLKLMLPAADKMADFKRLIDLAAAMKYNTVMLEIGGAMEYRRHPEINEGWLEYCAFMNEYPGKGQEIQEKTAWERNSIHSDNGGGGCLTQAQVKELAAYCRDRHFQVIPEVPLLSHCDYLLTRHPELAERAEDPWPDTYCPSNPASYELAFDVLDEIIEVFRPEIINIGHDEYYTIGLCERCRNRQAPDIYAEDIRKIHDYLADRRVKTMLWGEKLLPARLKDGYAVGGSECGWRSKIPATWTAIDQVPKDLLVSHWYWGIDRKLEQYYIDRNLAYVFGNFEPAVFPDFNRRVAQPSCRGGIISNWGRTDLLTMQRNLILFNMAYGAFRFWLYSFEMWSNEEQLQAVFAYLYHLNPAAAAGENKLTLEHYTTRLFQWGFFYDGKYIKPEEYCLGSYLVTFRDGSHCELPVCYGQNIGSGDVAWTRQEADNMDTWRFDESLPELSYSTLPVKADGVTFYRTDFQLPQPASEVSAVEFRPKDDSIRVVFRRR, from the coding sequence ATGATGACGATGCTTTTGCCGATCAGTTTCAGTGAATATGAAGCGCAGGTCAGCCTGCCGTGGGGGGCGCAGACCCGGTTGTGTGTCGGGGATTCGGCCGCCGGAGAGTTGTTGACGGCGGCCCGCCCGGCCGCGGACCGGGGAGAGGGCGGTCTGCGGGAAATTTGCTTTGAAGAAATTCCGCCGCAGTCGATTTCCCGGCAGTTCGGCAGTGATTCCGAGGCGTCGGAGCAATATGCGATTCTGATTGTCCGGGAGCGGATTGCCGTACAGGCGGCCAGCCGGCCGGCGATGCTGTATGCGGCGGAAACGCTGCTGCAACTGCTCGATGACAACGGCTGTTTTCCGGTCGGCCGGTTTTACGATGTGCCGCAATGTCCGGTTCGCGGGCTGAAATTGATGTTGCCGGCGGCCGACAAGATGGCGGATTTCAAGCGGCTGATCGACTTGGCGGCGGCGATGAAATACAATACCGTCATGCTGGAAATCGGCGGAGCGATGGAATACCGCAGGCATCCCGAGATCAACGAAGGCTGGCTCGAGTATTGCGCTTTCATGAACGAATATCCCGGCAAAGGACAGGAAATTCAGGAAAAAACCGCCTGGGAACGGAATTCCATCCACTCCGACAACGGCGGCGGCGGTTGCCTGACTCAGGCGCAGGTGAAGGAGCTGGCCGCCTATTGCCGCGACCGCCATTTTCAGGTTATTCCGGAAGTGCCGTTGTTGTCGCATTGCGATTATCTGCTGACCCGCCATCCGGAATTGGCCGAGCGGGCCGAGGATCCCTGGCCGGATACCTATTGTCCCTCCAATCCGGCTTCGTATGAGCTGGCGTTCGATGTGCTCGACGAAATCATCGAAGTGTTCCGGCCGGAAATCATCAACATCGGCCATGATGAATACTATACGATCGGGCTTTGCGAACGCTGCCGGAACCGTCAGGCGCCGGATATCTATGCCGAAGACATTCGCAAAATTCACGATTATCTGGCGGATCGCCGGGTGAAAACGATGCTGTGGGGCGAAAAATTGCTGCCGGCCCGGCTGAAAGACGGTTACGCAGTCGGCGGTTCGGAATGCGGCTGGCGCAGCAAAATACCGGCCACCTGGACGGCGATCGACCAGGTGCCGAAAGACTTGCTCGTTTCCCACTGGTACTGGGGCATTGACCGCAAGCTCGAACAATATTACATCGACCGCAATCTGGCTTATGTCTTCGGCAACTTCGAGCCGGCCGTTTTTCCGGACTTCAACCGGCGGGTCGCCCAGCCATCCTGCCGCGGCGGCATCATTTCCAACTGGGGGCGGACCGACCTGTTGACGATGCAGCGCAATTTGATCCTGTTCAATATGGCTTACGGTGCGTTCCGGTTCTGGCTTTACAGCTTTGAGATGTGGTCGAACGAGGAGCAACTGCAGGCGGTTTTCGCCTATCTGTATCATCTCAATCCGGCAGCGGCGGCCGGAGAGAACAAGCTGACGCTCGAACATTATACCACCCGGCTGTTCCAATGGGGATTCTTCTATGACGGCAAATACATCAAACCGGAGGAGTATTGCCTTGGCAGTTATCTGGTGACGTTCCGGGATGGCAGCCATTGCGAACTGCCGGTCTGCTACGGTCAGAATATCGGCAGCGGCGATGTTGCCTGGACCCGGCAGGAGGCCGACAATATGGACACCTGGCGGTTCGACGAAAGTCTGCCGGAATTGTCCTATTCGACCTTGCCGGTCAAGGCGGACGGGGTGACTTTTTACCGGACTGATTTCCAGTTGCCGCAACCGGCATCGGAAGTTTCCGCCGTTGAATTCCGGCCGAAGGACGACAGCATCCGGGTCGTTTTCCGGCGCCGCTGA